A stretch of DNA from Desulfobacterales bacterium:
GCCCGTTTGTTTATACGGCGCAAACATGCCATCAGACGGAGTCCTGGACCGTATGGCAAATTTGCCATAATCCATTTATTCCCTGTCATTTGGGAGAGGAGCGTCTTCATCTCATCTCGTGGCAATACCTTCGGGGGGAGGGGTTTTGAACGCCTGGCCCAAATAACCCGTTTGATCCATTGAACATAAGCGAAAAGATGGGACATTATGATGTGAAGCGATCATAAAACGGCGGTCAAATCAATTCGACGATTCAGCCAATACCCGGAACATAAAACATGACCTATCGGCACCGCTTTTCTATATTGCCTTCGGTTGCTTGTATTCGAATCGACTTTCAAAATCAATGCAGAAAATGCCCGTAATGCTGCTTCCCTAGTCATTTGATCCTTGTGCGATTTAAAACAAACGCTCATGGACATACGATCCAACTCAGAATACCTTTATCCCGGCAATGGTTCGGCGCGCCCTCCAGCCATACAAAACCCCGCACAGGCCGAAAATAACCGACAGGCCGACGATGATCTTAAGCGGCCGGTTTGCGCCCTCGGCCGCAGCAACCGGTGAACGAACCCCTTCCGTTGTCTGCGCCGCCGCTTCGCCCCCTTCAACCGCGATGTCAAGGCTCACTTGATGCCCCATGCCGTCCGAAACCACCGCCCGCCATTGGCCCGGGCCATCCGGCTTGAACAGAAAACGGCCGTTGCGATCGGTTCGGCCACTTTGAAAAATCGTCTCCGAGCCCGGCGACTTTATCTCAACCGCCGCATAGCCCATGGGTTCGCCATCATCATATTGGGCGGCCACACACCAGGCTTCCGCTCTCTCCACCCATCCTTCAACCCCATGGGACCAGGCCGTTGCGGCCGAAAGCCACACTACCCCCCAGCATCCCATCGATAAAAAAAATGATTTCACACGCATGTCCTTTTCAGATAAACGCTTCACTTTTTATTTTCAACCGGTTTCAATTGCGCCAAACCGCTTTTCCGGGATTGCCTTCGCTCAAAGAAAGCATAAGCAACCATCC
This window harbors:
- a CDS encoding carboxypeptidase-like regulatory domain-containing protein, which produces MKSFFLSMGCWGVVWLSAATAWSHGVEGWVERAEAWCVAAQYDDGEPMGYAAVEIKSPGSETIFQSGRTDRNGRFLFKPDGPGQWRAVVSDGMGHQVSLDIAVEGGEAAAQTTEGVRSPVAAAEGANRPLKIIVGLSVIFGLCGVLYGWRARRTIAGIKVF